One window from the genome of Candidatus Tanganyikabacteria bacterium encodes:
- the upp gene encoding uracil phosphoribosyltransferase, protein MVQVLDHPLVHCALAELRAKDTPVVRFRARARELAKFLVLEATRDLATEEIEVETPLGKTAGRALLHKKIVIAPILRAGLAMVEPAIELLPEAEVRHIGLYRNEETLRPVTYYVKLPETYDATTTVLVIDPMLATGGSAVETINLFKARGAGNIKYLCLIASPEGIAALRKAHPDVAIYTVSIDSHLNEHGYIVPGLGDAGDRTFGTL, encoded by the coding sequence CTGGTCCAGGTCCTCGATCACCCGCTGGTGCACTGCGCGCTGGCGGAGTTGCGCGCAAAAGACACCCCGGTGGTGCGCTTTCGCGCCCGCGCCCGCGAGCTGGCGAAGTTTCTCGTGCTGGAAGCGACGCGCGATCTCGCCACCGAGGAAATCGAGGTCGAGACGCCGCTGGGCAAGACCGCCGGCCGCGCGCTGCTCCACAAGAAGATCGTCATCGCGCCGATCCTGCGGGCCGGCCTGGCGATGGTGGAGCCGGCTATCGAGTTGCTGCCGGAGGCCGAGGTCCGCCACATCGGCCTGTACCGCAACGAGGAGACCCTCCGGCCGGTCACCTACTACGTCAAGCTGCCCGAGACCTACGATGCCACCACCACCGTGCTGGTCATCGACCCGATGCTCGCGACCGGTGGCTCGGCCGTCGAGACGATAAACCTCTTCAAGGCGCGCGGCGCCGGCAATATCAAGTACCTGTGCCTCATCGCGAGCCCCGAGGGCATCGCGGCGCTCCGCAAGGCGCATCCCGACGTGGCGATCTACACGGTCAGCATCGACTCGCACCTCAACGAGCACGGCTACATCGTCCCGGGCCTGGGCGACGCGGGCGACCGAACGTTCGGAACCTTGTAG
- the pgsA gene encoding CDP-diacylglycerol--glycerol-3-phosphate 3-phosphatidyltransferase produces MNLPTALTWLRVALIVPLAWAFEATPVGTAAAGREWAWIAFGCYVVASVTDYFDGMLARRWGQTTTLGALLDPLADKVLVACALVGLAYHGVVPAWTVTLIVAREFLVTGLRVAVAEKGGGVTPASWPGKVKTVLQMVALALYLWPPGGIKWAADPVYALALLLTVSSGAEYVWKSRHVLK; encoded by the coding sequence GTGAACCTGCCGACCGCGCTCACCTGGTTGCGCGTCGCCCTGATCGTCCCCCTCGCGTGGGCCTTCGAGGCCACGCCGGTCGGGACGGCCGCCGCCGGCCGGGAGTGGGCGTGGATCGCATTCGGCTGCTACGTCGTGGCCAGCGTGACGGATTACTTCGACGGCATGCTGGCGCGCCGCTGGGGCCAGACCACCACGCTGGGCGCCTTGCTCGATCCGCTGGCCGACAAGGTCCTGGTGGCGTGCGCCCTGGTCGGCCTGGCCTACCACGGGGTCGTGCCGGCCTGGACCGTGACGCTCATCGTCGCCCGCGAGTTCCTGGTCACCGGCCTGCGCGTGGCGGTGGCCGAGAAAGGCGGGGGCGTGACCCCGGCAAGCTGGCCGGGCAAGGTCAAGACCGTCCTCCAGATGGTCGCGCTGGCCCTGTACCTGTGGCCGCCAGGTGGCATAAAATGGGCGGCAGACCCGGTTTACGCACTGGCACTCCTCCTGACCGTGAGTTCCGGAGCCGAATACGTCTGGAAGTCGCGGCACGTTTTGAAATAA